In Actinoplanes sp. NBC_00393, a single genomic region encodes these proteins:
- a CDS encoding family 4 glycosyl hydrolase: MRLTILGGGGFRVPLVYRALLADRRRTGITEVMLHDVDPGRLDAIGRVLTAQARDFPDAPAVLTSTDLDTAVTGASFVFCAIRVGGLRGRVIDERVALDVGVLGQETVGAGGISYGLRTVPVALHIAERIARLAPDAWTINFTNPAGLVTEAMATRLGDRVIGICDSPSGLVDRALRAVGADPASVRIDYAGLNHLGWLYGIHPAGEAPPAVPARSPGAVPGSVPGPSPDRASALLPGATPDLASAPLPGATPGRASALLPGHSPDILPGRVPGDLLAGLLADKSLIETTEEGRLFGADHLLRLGAIPNEYLHYYYDPAGTLAAVRDAPQTRGAFLLEQQHRCYAEIGSPDREPLEAWLGAWREREATYMAENRDLTGAGEREHDESRPAGYEGVALAVMRALAHDEPATLILNVRNRGTLAVLDDEAVVEVPCTVDARGAAPHRVAPLPEHGVPLVQAVKTAERGVLEAVSTGSQAAAVRAMAAHPLVGVESVARRLIDGYRAEFSELAYLR, encoded by the coding sequence ATGCGACTGACAATTCTGGGTGGCGGCGGTTTCCGGGTGCCGCTGGTCTACCGGGCGCTGCTCGCCGACCGCCGGCGGACCGGCATCACCGAGGTCATGCTGCACGACGTCGATCCCGGCAGACTTGACGCGATCGGGCGGGTGCTCACCGCCCAGGCCCGCGACTTTCCCGACGCCCCGGCTGTGCTGACCAGCACCGACCTCGATACTGCTGTCACCGGCGCGTCGTTCGTGTTCTGCGCGATCCGGGTCGGCGGGCTCCGTGGCCGGGTCATCGACGAGCGGGTCGCCCTCGACGTGGGCGTGCTCGGCCAGGAGACCGTCGGTGCGGGCGGCATCTCCTACGGTTTGCGTACCGTGCCGGTGGCACTCCACATTGCCGAACGCATCGCCCGCCTGGCACCGGACGCCTGGACGATCAACTTCACCAACCCGGCCGGCCTGGTCACGGAGGCCATGGCCACTCGCCTCGGTGACCGGGTGATCGGCATCTGCGACTCACCGTCCGGCCTGGTCGACCGGGCGCTGCGCGCGGTCGGTGCTGACCCGGCTTCCGTACGCATCGACTATGCCGGCCTCAACCACCTCGGCTGGCTCTACGGCATCCACCCAGCCGGTGAGGCGCCGCCCGCTGTGCCGGCCCGTTCCCCTGGTGCGGTGCCCGGCTCTGTGCCTGGCCCATCGCCTGACCGTGCGTCAGCCCTCCTGCCCGGCGCAACGCCTGACCTTGCGTCGGCCCCCTTGCCCGGCGCAACGCCTGGGCGTGCGTCAGCCCTCCTGCCCGGCCATTCGCCTGACATTTTGCCTGGCCGCGTGCCCGGCGATCTGCTTGCTGGTCTGCTCGCGGACAAATCGCTCATCGAGACCACCGAGGAGGGGCGGCTGTTCGGCGCTGACCATCTACTTCGCCTGGGCGCCATCCCCAATGAGTACCTGCACTATTACTACGACCCGGCCGGCACGCTCGCCGCAGTCCGGGACGCGCCACAGACCCGGGGCGCCTTCCTGCTGGAGCAACAGCACCGCTGCTACGCCGAGATCGGGTCACCGGATCGGGAGCCACTCGAGGCCTGGCTCGGCGCCTGGCGGGAGCGGGAAGCCACCTACATGGCGGAGAACCGTGACCTCACCGGCGCCGGCGAGCGGGAGCACGACGAATCCCGCCCGGCCGGCTACGAGGGTGTGGCGCTCGCGGTGATGCGGGCTTTGGCCCACGACGAGCCGGCCACGCTGATCCTCAACGTCCGCAACCGCGGAACCCTCGCCGTGCTGGACGACGAAGCAGTGGTCGAGGTCCCGTGCACGGTGGACGCCCGAGGCGCCGCGCCCCACCGGGTGGCACCGCTGCCCGAGCACGGCGTGCCGCTGGTCCAGGCGGTCAAGACCGCCGAACGCGGCGTCCTGGAAGCGGTCAGCACCGGCTCACAGGCCGCCGCGGTACGCGCCATGGCCGCCCACCCCCTGGTCGGCGTGGAGTCAGTGGCCCGGCGCCTGATCGACGGTTACCGGGCGGAGTTCTCCGAACTCGCCTACTTGCGATGA